ACACCATCACCTGTGACGGCGGAGGAGAAGGTTAGCCTTCATGTAGAGGGAATGGATGATCTCGATCTTTTCGTGAATTTTCTCCGAGAGATACTTTATCTATTTAACGGTAAGCGTTTCCTTGCGTCAAGGATAGAAATATTGAGATGTGAGGGTAAAGAAATAGTGGCAGACGTCTGGGGTGAGAGGTTTGATCCGGCGAAGCATGAGATATCAAAGGAAATTAAGGCTGTAACGTATCATCAAACTCTTTTTGCCCCCATTTCGGGGGTTTGGAAGGGTCGTTTTGTTGTAGACGTTTAGAAAGGAGTTATGAAAGGAGGAATACGCTGTGTTACCGGGTTTGGAAAAAATCGACGATTATAGATGGCTGATACCTCGCAGTGGGAAAATGCGAGTTCCAGGAGTTATATATGCAGATGAAAAACTTCTTACTATTATGAAAGGAGATGAAAGTCCAAAGCAGGTGGCCAATGTGGCCCATCTTCCTGGGATAGTTAAATATTCACTGGCTATGCCCGATGTTCACTGGGGCTATGGGTTTCCCATAGGCGGTGTAGCTGCATTTGATGTTGAGGAAGGGATCATTTCTCCTGGCGGTGTTGGTTACGACATAAACTGTGGATGCCGAGTTTTGACGACAAACCTCGAGTTCCGCGAAATAAAAGATAAGATGAAAGAACTTGTGTCTGTGCTCTACGAATATATACCATCAGGGGTTGGTTCTACTGGGGATCTCAAACTTTCGGTGAGAGAAGTAAAACGTGTGCTGGATGAAGGAGCTCTTTGGGCCGTCAGGCAAGGTTATGGAACTTATGAAGATCTGGATGCCACTGAGGATAGCGGACGAATGGAAGGTGCCGATCCGGAAAAAGTAAGTGAAAAGGCTCTGGAACGTGGTCGTGAACAGCTGGGTACTTTAGGTTCAGGAAATCATTTTTTGGAGGTAGAGATAGTAGAGGAGATATTCGATGAAGAAGCGGCGAGAGTATTCGGTTTACGTTTGGGACAAGTAACAGTGTTCATACACAGTGGGTCCCGTGGCCTTGGTTATCAGATATGCGATGATTACCTCTCCTTGATGGTAAAACAGATTCCCAACCTTGATTTTGATTTGCCCGACAGACAGTTGGCTTGTGCGTACATAAACTCCAAAGCAGGTCAGGATTATCTGGCGGCTATGGCGTGTGCGGCAAATTACGCCTGGGCAAACAGACAAATGCTAACTCACTGGACGAGAGAGGCTTTTGAGAAAGCGCTGGGTATTTCCCCCGCTGATCTAAACATGGTGCTCCTTTACGATGTCTGTCATAACATTGCCAAACTAGAAACGTTTATAGTGGATGACAAGGAGAGAAAATTATGTGTCCACAGGAAAGGGGCAACGAGAGCTTTTCCACCTGGACATCCCAATGTTCCCCTCCGTTACCGATCGATTGGGCAACCGGTGTTGATTCCCGGGGATATGGGTACAGGGTCCTACATTCTTGTGGGTACGGATTTAGCGTTCAATGAGACCTTTGGAAGTGCCTGTCATGGGGCGGGTAGGGTTATGAGCAGGTCGCAAGCGCTCAAGGCTAGTAAAGGGAGAGCAATCCATAAAGAACTGCTCGATAGAGGTGTGGTAGTCATGGCGGCAGGTAAAGAGACCCTTCGGGAGGAAATCCCAGAGGCCTATAAACGGGTTGATGATGTGGTGGAAGTTGTACATAAGGCCGGTATCGCCAGAAAAGTTGCCCGCTTGAGAGCTGTAGGCTGTATAAAAGGTTGATCATTTTCCTTCCTGCCAGGACTTGAATGCTGCGACTATGGCATTTACAGCGCCGTCAATAGTAATGTGGCTCATGTTTATTATGATGTCGTAGTGTTGAGGATCGGTAATATCCTGATTGAAGTACTTCCTTACGAAGGCGCGACGGTCTGCTTCGGTTTTCATCAGGTAGCGTTCTGCTTCGTCTCTGGTGGTTCTTAATAGGTTTTTTATCTTTACCTCATGGGATGCTATTATTCTTACTCTGAATGTCTCTTCCTCCGGGAGTATGAAATTTGCGCCTCTTCCCAAAATAATGGCATTTCCATGCCTACCAATGGTGGTGATCACCTTAGTGAGATGGCGCAGATATTTATCGGGCCAGAGATGGCGAGTCTCAAAGAGCGAGTTGATCCAGTCATCCCGTTTACTTATCTCTTTCTCATCTAGGGACCTGACTACTTTTTCACTCATCTCAGCGCTTTCGGCAACCATTTGGATGATTTTTCCTCCAAAAAGGTCCATGCCGAGTATTTCGGCTAGTTTCTGGGCAATTTTAGTACTGCCACAACCAGGTTCTCTGGATATTGTGATGACCGGGCGAGGTTTACTCTCCTCTTTTTTCTCCTTTCTTTCCATTTGGGAAACGTTCCATCGAACCAGTTGTTCTTCTACCAGTTCCCATACTGCACGGGTCTTCTTGACCATGTCTGTTCCTCCTTTTTTGCACCATATTGACAGAGAAAACTCGGTGTGTCAAGAAGGGCAAGCTGCGTTATTTTTGCAATCGACCGTTAAAAGACCAAATTTAGATTGAAAGGCGGGAAATTATCGTTTAGAAGGAAGGGCGAATGTTAAAGCCATTAAAAAAACGGTACGGGAGGAGATTTTTATGAAATATGTCGTAATAGTTTCTGCATGTAGGACCGCGATTGGGGCGTTTGGTGGTGCACTTAGAGATGTGAACCTACCGACTATTGGATCGGTAGTTATGAGGGAAGCTGTTAAAAGAGCAGGTATTGATCCCGCAATGATTGACGATGTTCGTTTTGGTTGTTGCCGTGAACCTTCAGATGCGTTGAATGTTACGCGGGTGGCAGCATTGATGGCAGGTATTCCTGAGACGGTTACAGCAGCGACAGTTAACCGTGTTTGTATATCGGGTATGGAGGCGGTTGTTTCGGGTGCGGCAATGATCAAGGCTGGAATGGCCGACATTGTCCTTGCTGGAGGAATGGAGCACATGTCTGGTATTGCTTATTCAGTGCCTGCAGCCCGTTGGGGGTGTCGCCTCCAGGATCATGTATTTGTAGATGATCTTATTCATGCCCTTCATGCAGGTTCCCATTTTCTTCCGGGATTAGAGAATGGACCTGTTAAAGAAGGACCCATTGTCGAGCTCTATAGAGGCAAACCGTATATTATGGGGGTTACGGCGGAGCTTATCGCTTACAAGTATAACCTGAGCAGGGAAGAAATAGATGAAGTGGCATTGCGGAGTCACAACAATGCTGAAAGGGCTACTAATGAAGGTGATTTCAAGGAAGAAATAGTACCGATTGAAATACCCCAAAAGAAAGGCCAGCCACCGAAGATCTTCGATAAGGATGAACATTTTCGACCAGGTCTGACGATGGAAGCTTTGGCTACATTACCCCCTGCTTTCATACCCAAGATTGGTAAAGTCACCGCTGGTAATTCTTCAGGTATTAATGATGGCGCGGCAGCGATGGTAATTATGTCCGCGGAGAAGGCAGAGGAATTGGGTATCAAACCCATTGCCCGCATTGTGGGTGTAGGCCGGGGGGGTTGTCATCCCTCAATTATGGGTCTTAGCCCTGTTCCTGCTGTACGAAATCTTCTTGAGAGGACTGGGTTGAAGCTCTCTGATTTTGAGCTAATCGAGGTGAATGAGGCCTTTGCCGCGCAATACCTAGGAGTGGAGAGAGAGTTGGGTCTCAATAGGGAAATCACCAACGTAAACGGTTCAGGTTGTGGACTCGGTCACCCGGTTGGAGCTACAGGTTGCCGTATCATGGTTACTCTAATTCATGCAATGAAGAAAAGGGGAAAGACTCTAGGTTTGGCAACACTTTGCGGCGGCGGAGGTGTTTCTCTAGCCACAGCTATCGAAATGTTGTGAAGGTCAACGAATGTGGAAGAAAGGAGACCACTCATTGGGTTAAACATGAATCTTACCCCTTCCGACGATGATGAAGAGGGGGAATTGAGTGTATCTTTCAGCTATGTGAAAGCTGTAGAAGGAGCGGGTGGAATTCCCCTGTGCCTTCCAGTTCTTGAAAGTGTAAGGGCCATCCGGTTGGTAGTTAACCTGCTGGATGGCTTTATGTTCATAGGGGGGAATGATTATGATCCCCGTCACTATGGGGGGAGGGCTCAACCTCCAGAAGAGTTGGTTGATCCCCGTCGGGATCGTTTTGATGTAGCTCTGATGAAGTAT
The Syntrophales bacterium genome window above contains:
- a CDS encoding archease — translated: MGKGSHKQDFFRIFNHTADLGVEVWGQDKEDLLVKAATALVNLITPSPVTAEEKVSLHVEGMDDLDLFVNFLREILYLFNGKRFLASRIEILRCEGKEIVADVWGERFDPAKHEISKEIKAVTYHQTLFAPISGVWKGRFVVDV
- a CDS encoding RtcB family protein, which gives rise to MRVPGVIYADEKLLTIMKGDESPKQVANVAHLPGIVKYSLAMPDVHWGYGFPIGGVAAFDVEEGIISPGGVGYDINCGCRVLTTNLEFREIKDKMKELVSVLYEYIPSGVGSTGDLKLSVREVKRVLDEGALWAVRQGYGTYEDLDATEDSGRMEGADPEKVSEKALERGREQLGTLGSGNHFLEVEIVEEIFDEEAARVFGLRLGQVTVFIHSGSRGLGYQICDDYLSLMVKQIPNLDFDLPDRQLACAYINSKAGQDYLAAMACAANYAWANRQMLTHWTREAFEKALGISPADLNMVLLYDVCHNIAKLETFIVDDKERKLCVHRKGATRAFPPGHPNVPLRYRSIGQPVLIPGDMGTGSYILVGTDLAFNETFGSACHGAGRVMSRSQALKASKGRAIHKELLDRGVVVMAAGKETLREEIPEAYKRVDDVVEVVHKAGIARKVARLRAVGCIKG
- a CDS encoding cytidylate kinase-like family protein, giving the protein MVKKTRAVWELVEEQLVRWNVSQMERKEKKEESKPRPVITISREPGCGSTKIAQKLAEILGMDLFGGKIIQMVAESAEMSEKVVRSLDEKEISKRDDWINSLFETRHLWPDKYLRHLTKVITTIGRHGNAIILGRGANFILPEEETFRVRIIASHEVKIKNLLRTTRDEAERYLMKTEADRRAFVRKYFNQDITDPQHYDIIINMSHITIDGAVNAIVAAFKSWQEGK
- a CDS encoding thiolase family protein — its product is MKYVVIVSACRTAIGAFGGALRDVNLPTIGSVVMREAVKRAGIDPAMIDDVRFGCCREPSDALNVTRVAALMAGIPETVTAATVNRVCISGMEAVVSGAAMIKAGMADIVLAGGMEHMSGIAYSVPAARWGCRLQDHVFVDDLIHALHAGSHFLPGLENGPVKEGPIVELYRGKPYIMGVTAELIAYKYNLSREEIDEVALRSHNNAERATNEGDFKEEIVPIEIPQKKGQPPKIFDKDEHFRPGLTMEALATLPPAFIPKIGKVTAGNSSGINDGAAAMVIMSAEKAEELGIKPIARIVGVGRGGCHPSIMGLSPVPAVRNLLERTGLKLSDFELIEVNEAFAAQYLGVERELGLNREITNVNGSGCGLGHPVGATGCRIMVTLIHAMKKRGKTLGLATLCGGGGVSLATAIEML